From Molothrus aeneus isolate 106 chromosome 18, BPBGC_Maene_1.0, whole genome shotgun sequence, a single genomic window includes:
- the ANHX gene encoding anomalous homeobox protein isoform X1: MALRPLPGKTGETQRRPSFYILQQLRSARTCRLQFWRNFTKLISSGLNIFKSFQQDMMMKRFMAMLKKNENVHPPPTKLLDLAAQLCQELQSSSPSLEKLVEAMMKCKNSRDFLTNIHVVRACVSVHIHKGQHDAACRLLEHCKAEEKEELVQLWHEVHYQRAMEKQQTDVLTPLQKFRCRKRNPPPLSLCPEGLKNRNYSEEVRQQLFRFAAEVTANPDKKQREKLAQAMNLQPTQVYNWFANYRRRQKSRLVHVEEPNNSCPERALASHRNEPQDKGSNTPQTAGGSGVDISPEQIEITHMPCEPGWEQSAAPLYKPPEGTYLEMLESSSLQSPELYEAGTGMALFTTHNSQQPVPLGTEAVMEPGTCFGSPVLLPGEAVSRAAASPWQGSFVLHSYQSFPSVNYWLPGWWAPYSPGGVPGYLWTPGVEVPLRLCLASLSAHLFLHPVWKKAKKAKPWDKARSWWILLLTH, translated from the exons ATGGCGCTGCGTCCTTTGCCCGGGAAAACGGGCGAGACGCAGCGCCGACCAAGCTTTTACATTTTACAGCAACTGCGGTCTGCCCGGACCTGTCGCCTGCAATTTTGGAGAAATTTCACCAAATTAATTTCATCTGGACTTAATATTTT CAAAAGCTTCCAACAGGACATGATGATGAAGCGGTTCATGGCCATGttaaagaagaatgaaaatgtgCATCCCCCACCCACCAAACTGCTGGATCTAGCAGCACAGCTTTGCCAGGAGCTCCAGAGCTCTTCTCCTAGTCTGGAGAAGCTGGTTGAAGCCATGATGAAATGcaagaacagcagagatttTCTTACTAACATCCATGTTGTCCGGGCTTGTGTGTCCGTTCATATCCATAAAGGGCAACATGATGCAGCCTGCAGACTCCTGGAG CATTGCaaggcagaagagaaggaagaactgGTGCAACTTTGGCATGAGGTTCACTACCAGAGGGccatggagaagcagcagacaGATGTTCTGACACCACTGCAGAAATTCCGTTGCAGGAAGAG GAATCCTCCACCTCTTTCCCTTTGTCCTGAAGGTCTGAAGAATCGAAACTATTCAGAAGAAGTACGGCAGCAGCTGTTCAGGTTTGCTGCAGAGGTGACAGCAAATCCAGACAAGAAACAGAGG GAGAAACTGGCTCAGGCCATGAACCTGCAGCCAACTCAGGTCTATAACTGGTTTGCAAATTATCGACGCCGTCAGAAGTCCCGCCTTGTTCACGTGGAAGAGCCCAACAATTCCTGTCCTGAGAGGGCTTTGGCTTCCCACAGAAATGAGCCACAGGATAAAGGATCCAACACTCCACAAACTGCAG GTGGATCTGGTGTGGACATCAGCCCTGAGCAAATAGAGATAACCCACATGCCCTGTGAGCCAGGATGGGAGCAGTCAGCTGCACCTCTGTATAAGCCTCCTGAAGGAACATATTTAGAGATGCTGGAATCCAG ctctctgcagagccctgagctgtaTGAAGCTGGAACAGGCATGGCTTTGTTCACCACTCACAACTCTCAACAACCTGTACCTCTTGGCACTGAGGCTGTGATGGAACCAGGAACCTGCTTTggctctcctgtgctgctgcctggagaagcagtgagcagggctgctgccagcccctggcaggggagcTTTGTACTGCACTCCTACCAGTCCTTTCCCTCTGTGAATTATTGGCTGCCCGGGTGGTGGGCCCCTTACAGCCCTGGAGGAGTCCCTGGCTACTTGTGGACCCCAGGTGTAGAAG ttcctcTCAGACTGTGTTTGGCAAGCCTCAGTGCCCACCTGTTTCTGCACCCTGTGTGGAAGAAAGCCAAGAAAGCCAAGCCCTGGGACAAAGCCAG GTCCTGGTGGATCCTGCTGTTGACTCACTAA
- the ANHX gene encoding anomalous homeobox protein isoform X2 gives MMMKRFMAMLKKNENVHPPPTKLLDLAAQLCQELQSSSPSLEKLVEAMMKCKNSRDFLTNIHVVRACVSVHIHKGQHDAACRLLEHCKAEEKEELVQLWHEVHYQRAMEKQQTDVLTPLQKFRCRKRNPPPLSLCPEGLKNRNYSEEVRQQLFRFAAEVTANPDKKQREKLAQAMNLQPTQVYNWFANYRRRQKSRLVHVEEPNNSCPERALASHRNEPQDKGSNTPQTAGGSGVDISPEQIEITHMPCEPGWEQSAAPLYKPPEGTYLEMLESSSLQSPELYEAGTGMALFTTHNSQQPVPLGTEAVMEPGTCFGSPVLLPGEAVSRAAASPWQGSFVLHSYQSFPSVNYWLPGWWAPYSPGGVPGYLWTPGVEVPLRLCLASLSAHLFLHPVWKKAKKAKPWDKARSWWILLLTH, from the exons ATGATGATGAAGCGGTTCATGGCCATGttaaagaagaatgaaaatgtgCATCCCCCACCCACCAAACTGCTGGATCTAGCAGCACAGCTTTGCCAGGAGCTCCAGAGCTCTTCTCCTAGTCTGGAGAAGCTGGTTGAAGCCATGATGAAATGcaagaacagcagagatttTCTTACTAACATCCATGTTGTCCGGGCTTGTGTGTCCGTTCATATCCATAAAGGGCAACATGATGCAGCCTGCAGACTCCTGGAG CATTGCaaggcagaagagaaggaagaactgGTGCAACTTTGGCATGAGGTTCACTACCAGAGGGccatggagaagcagcagacaGATGTTCTGACACCACTGCAGAAATTCCGTTGCAGGAAGAG GAATCCTCCACCTCTTTCCCTTTGTCCTGAAGGTCTGAAGAATCGAAACTATTCAGAAGAAGTACGGCAGCAGCTGTTCAGGTTTGCTGCAGAGGTGACAGCAAATCCAGACAAGAAACAGAGG GAGAAACTGGCTCAGGCCATGAACCTGCAGCCAACTCAGGTCTATAACTGGTTTGCAAATTATCGACGCCGTCAGAAGTCCCGCCTTGTTCACGTGGAAGAGCCCAACAATTCCTGTCCTGAGAGGGCTTTGGCTTCCCACAGAAATGAGCCACAGGATAAAGGATCCAACACTCCACAAACTGCAG GTGGATCTGGTGTGGACATCAGCCCTGAGCAAATAGAGATAACCCACATGCCCTGTGAGCCAGGATGGGAGCAGTCAGCTGCACCTCTGTATAAGCCTCCTGAAGGAACATATTTAGAGATGCTGGAATCCAG ctctctgcagagccctgagctgtaTGAAGCTGGAACAGGCATGGCTTTGTTCACCACTCACAACTCTCAACAACCTGTACCTCTTGGCACTGAGGCTGTGATGGAACCAGGAACCTGCTTTggctctcctgtgctgctgcctggagaagcagtgagcagggctgctgccagcccctggcaggggagcTTTGTACTGCACTCCTACCAGTCCTTTCCCTCTGTGAATTATTGGCTGCCCGGGTGGTGGGCCCCTTACAGCCCTGGAGGAGTCCCTGGCTACTTGTGGACCCCAGGTGTAGAAG ttcctcTCAGACTGTGTTTGGCAAGCCTCAGTGCCCACCTGTTTCTGCACCCTGTGTGGAAGAAAGCCAAGAAAGCCAAGCCCTGGGACAAAGCCAG GTCCTGGTGGATCCTGCTGTTGACTCACTAA